The following proteins are encoded in a genomic region of Phragmites australis chromosome 9, lpPhrAust1.1, whole genome shotgun sequence:
- the LOC133928922 gene encoding uncharacterized protein LOC133928922 — translation MAATTATTTESEGATTDEDVHLSPTCVCGGGGGGGGGGGGGRIKILCSFGGRIVPRPSDGVLKYVGGETRVLAVPRSIPFHEMKKKVEEMFKTDVAAIKYQLISLTEDLDVLVSVTCDEDLVHMLDEYDRLEAKRSPTASPRFRVYVFALQPAARLPSAAATVSSSSRLAGYSRHHPHHHHHNHFQPECYVATVPVTPNGSPPYSALKHGAVSADNSPRANGLGMQRVRSTPNLGTLDAAPQHLHPHAADIGDGLAGGYMSSSPRHAGASPLLLRNSFPHYQHQYQPAPVPVTHQTGRYDARGYVRVGNYVAPMVPAAVRSSDRPVSRGGPPPHGEMQTQRKAALVWD, via the exons atggcggcgacgacggcgacgacgacggagTCCGAGGGCGCGACGACAGATGAGGACGTGCATCTTTCGCCGACTTGCgtctgtggtggtggtggcggcggaggcggcggtggaggcggaggccgAATCAAGATCCTCTGCAGCTTCGGCGGCCGCATCGTGCCCCGCCCGTCCGACGGCGTGCTCAAGTACGTCGGCGGCGAGACCCGCGTCCTCGCCGTGCCCCGCTCCATCCCCTTCCACG agatgaagaagaaggtggaggagatgtTCAAGACGGACGTGGCGGCCATCAAGTACCAGCTCATCTCCCTCACCGAGGACCTCGACGTGCTCGTCTCCGTCACCTGTGACGAGGACCTGGTCCACATGCTCGACGAGTACGACCGCCTCGAGGCGAAGCGGTCGCCGACCGCGTCGCCGCGCTTCCGCGTCTACGTCTTCGCGCTGCAGCCCGCCGCACGCCTCCCGTCGGCTGCCGCCACCGTGTCCTCCTCTTCCCGCTTGGCCGGCTACTCGCGCCATCACCcgcaccatcaccaccacaaCCATTTCCAGCCGGAGTGCTACGTTGCCACCGTGCCCGTCACGCCCAACGGGAGCCCGCCGTACTCCGCCCTGAAGCACGGCGCCGTCTCGGCGGACAACTCCCCGCGCGCTAACGGGCTGGGGATGCAGCGCGTCCGGAGCACGCCGAATCTCGGCACCCTGGACGCGGCGCCGCAGCACTTGCATCCGCACGCGGCGGATATCGGGGACGGCTTAGCGGGAGGATACATGAGCAGTTCGCCCCGGCACGCCGGCGCCAGTCCGCTCTTATTGCGGAACAGCTTCCCCCACTACCAGCACCAGTACCAGCCGGCGCCCGTACCCGTGACGCACCAAACCGGGCGGTACGACGCACGCGGGTATGTCCGGGTGGGCAACTACGTTGCGCCGATGGTGCCGGCGGCGGTCCGGTCGTCGGACCGGCCGGTATCGAGGGGCGGGCCGCCGCCGCACGGCGAGATGCAGACGCAGAGGAAGGCCGCACTGGTGTGGGACTGA